A portion of the Streptomyces sp. YPW6 genome contains these proteins:
- the pgk gene encoding phosphoglycerate kinase, with amino-acid sequence MKTIDELLAEGVAGKRVFVRADLNVPLDGTTITDDGRIRAVLPTVAKLAEAGARVVVASHLGRPKGAPDPAFSLAPAAARLGELLGADVAFATDTVGPSARAAVAGLADGRVAVIENLRFNAGETSKDDAERGAFADQLAELADAYVGDGFGAVHRKHASVFDLPARLPHYAGYLIATEVGVLKKLTTDVRRPYAVVLGGAKVSDKLGVIDHLLERADRILIGGGMAYTFLKAKGYEVGSSLLQEDQIPAVQEYLRRAEEKGVEFVLPVDVVVAPAFPDLKTKAPAHPATVAADAMPEGQMGLDNGPETNKLYASKLADAATVFWNGPMGVFEHPDFADGTRAVAQALVDSPAFSVVGGGDSAAAVRILGFDENAFGHISTGGGASLEYLEGKTLPGLAALED; translated from the coding sequence ATGAAGACGATCGACGAACTTCTCGCCGAAGGGGTCGCGGGCAAGCGGGTATTCGTCCGCGCCGACCTCAACGTGCCGCTCGACGGCACCACGATCACCGACGACGGCCGCATCCGCGCCGTCCTCCCGACGGTCGCCAAGCTCGCCGAGGCCGGCGCGCGGGTCGTCGTCGCCTCGCACCTCGGCCGCCCCAAGGGCGCCCCGGACCCGGCCTTCTCGCTGGCCCCCGCCGCCGCCCGCCTCGGGGAGCTCCTCGGCGCCGACGTCGCCTTCGCCACCGACACGGTCGGCCCGTCCGCCCGCGCCGCGGTCGCCGGCCTCGCCGACGGCCGGGTCGCCGTCATCGAGAACCTGCGCTTCAACGCCGGCGAGACCTCGAAGGACGACGCCGAGCGCGGCGCCTTCGCCGATCAGCTGGCCGAGCTCGCGGACGCGTACGTGGGCGACGGCTTCGGCGCCGTCCACCGCAAGCACGCCTCGGTCTTCGACCTCCCGGCCCGGCTGCCGCACTACGCGGGCTACCTCATCGCCACCGAGGTCGGCGTCCTGAAGAAGCTGACCACCGACGTCCGGCGCCCGTACGCGGTCGTCCTCGGCGGCGCCAAGGTCTCCGACAAGCTCGGTGTGATCGACCACCTGCTGGAGCGGGCCGACCGCATCCTCATCGGCGGCGGCATGGCGTACACCTTCCTCAAGGCCAAGGGCTACGAGGTCGGCAGCTCGCTGCTCCAGGAGGACCAGATCCCCGCCGTGCAGGAGTACCTGCGCCGGGCCGAGGAGAAGGGCGTGGAGTTCGTCCTCCCCGTCGACGTCGTCGTCGCCCCCGCCTTCCCCGACCTCAAGACCAAGGCCCCGGCCCACCCCGCCACCGTCGCCGCCGACGCCATGCCGGAAGGGCAGATGGGGCTGGACAACGGGCCCGAGACCAACAAGCTCTACGCATCGAAGCTCGCCGACGCGGCCACCGTCTTCTGGAACGGCCCGATGGGCGTCTTCGAGCACCCCGACTTCGCCGACGGCACCCGCGCGGTCGCCCAGGCGCTCGTCGACTCCCCGGCCTTCAGCGTCGTCGGCGGCGGCGACTCCGCCGCGGCCGTCCGCATCCTGGGCTTCGACGAGAATGCTTTCGGACACATTTCGACCGGTGGCGGCGCGAGCCTCGAATACCTCGAGGGCAAGACGCTTCCCGGGCTCGCCGCACTGGAGGACTGA
- the tpiA gene encoding triose-phosphate isomerase, which produces MTTRTPLMAGNWKMNLNHLEAIAHVQKLSFALTDKDYEDVEVAVLAPFTDLRSVQTLVDGDKLKIKYGAQDISAHESGAYTGEISGPMLAKLRCTYVAVGHSERRQYHGESDEICNAKVKAAYLNGLTPILCVGEGLDIRKAGDQVSYTLAQLDGALKDIPAEQAETIVIAYEPVWAIGTGEVATPEDAQEVCGAIRRRLAELYSQELADAVRIQYGGSVKSGNVAAIMAQPDVDGALIGGAALDADEFVKIVRFRDQ; this is translated from the coding sequence ATGACCACCCGCACCCCGCTGATGGCGGGCAACTGGAAGATGAACCTCAACCACCTCGAGGCCATCGCCCACGTCCAGAAGCTCTCCTTCGCGCTGACCGACAAGGACTACGAGGACGTCGAGGTCGCCGTCCTCGCGCCCTTCACCGACCTGCGCTCCGTGCAGACCCTGGTCGACGGCGACAAGCTGAAGATCAAGTACGGTGCCCAGGACATCTCGGCGCACGAGTCCGGTGCGTACACCGGTGAGATCTCCGGCCCCATGCTGGCCAAGCTGCGCTGCACCTACGTGGCCGTCGGCCACAGCGAGCGCCGCCAGTACCACGGCGAGAGCGACGAGATCTGCAACGCCAAGGTGAAGGCCGCCTATCTGAACGGTCTGACCCCGATCCTCTGCGTCGGCGAGGGCCTGGACATCCGCAAGGCCGGTGACCAGGTCTCCTACACCCTCGCGCAGCTCGACGGCGCCCTGAAGGACATCCCGGCCGAGCAGGCCGAGACCATCGTCATCGCCTACGAGCCGGTCTGGGCCATCGGGACCGGCGAGGTCGCCACCCCCGAGGACGCCCAGGAGGTGTGCGGCGCGATCCGTCGCCGTCTCGCCGAGCTGTACTCGCAGGAGCTGGCCGACGCCGTCCGCATCCAGTACGGCGGCTCCGTCAAGTCCGGCAACGTCGCCGCCATCATGGCGCAGCCCGACGTGGACGGCGCCCTCATCGGCGGCGCCGCGCTGGACGCCGACGAGTTCGTCAAGATCGTCCGCTTCCGCGACCAGTGA
- the secG gene encoding preprotein translocase subunit SecG has protein sequence MILAFQIALIVFSLLLMLLVLMHKGKGGGLSDMFGGGMQSSVGGSSVAERNLDRITVVVGLVWFACIVVLGLLIKLD, from the coding sequence GTGATTCTGGCGTTCCAGATCGCCCTGATCGTCTTCAGCCTGCTGCTGATGCTGCTGGTGCTCATGCACAAGGGCAAGGGCGGCGGCCTCTCCGACATGTTCGGTGGCGGAATGCAGTCCTCCGTCGGTGGCTCCTCGGTCGCCGAGCGTAACCTCGACCGGATCACCGTGGTGGTCGGTCTGGTCTGGTTCGCGTGCATCGTCGTCCTCGGTCTGCTCATCAAGCTCGACTGA
- a CDS encoding RNA polymerase-binding protein RbpA, protein MASGNAIRGSRVGAGPMGEAERGESAPRLRISFWCSNGHETQPSFAHDAQVPDTWDCPRCGFPAGQDKDSPPDPPRTEPYKTHLAYVRERRSDEDGEAILAEALAKLRGEI, encoded by the coding sequence GTGGCAAGTGGCAACGCGATCCGGGGAAGCCGGGTCGGAGCGGGGCCGATGGGGGAGGCAGAGCGCGGCGAGTCGGCGCCGCGCCTCCGCATCTCCTTCTGGTGCTCGAACGGGCACGAGACGCAGCCGAGCTTCGCCCATGACGCGCAGGTGCCGGACACCTGGGACTGCCCGCGCTGCGGCTTCCCGGCCGGCCAGGACAAGGACAGCCCGCCCGACCCGCCCCGCACCGAGCCGTACAAGACGCATCTGGCGTACGTACGCGAGCGGCGCAGCGACGAGGACGGCGAAGCGATCCTCGCCGAGGCACTGGCCAAACTCCGCGGCGAGATCTGA
- the pgi gene encoding glucose-6-phosphate isomerase, whose protein sequence is MNAASRTKLNQTPEWTALAKHREEFGAPQLRELFARQPDRGTAYTLRVGDLHLDYSKHLVTDETLRLLRELAAATGVAELRDAMFRGEKINTTEDRAVLHTALRAPRDAVVEVDGENVVPAVHAVLDKMASFADQVRSGQWTGHTGKPVKNIVNIGIGGSDLGPAMAYEVLRSFTDRDLTLRFVSNVDGADLHEAVRDLDPAETLFVIASKTFTTIETITNATSARDWLLTELRAGQDAVAKHFVALSTNAEKVEEFGIDTANMFEFWDWVGGRYSYDSAIGLSLMVAIGPDRFREMLEGFHLVDEHFRTAPAERNAPLLLGLLGVWYGNFFDAQSHAVLPYSHYLSKFTAYLQQLDMESNGKSVDREGDRVDWQTGPVVWGTPGTNGQHAYYQLIHQGTKLIPADFIGFAAPVHDLLPGLIAQHDLLMANFFAQTQALAFGKTPEEVRAEGVPEELVPHKTFRGNHPTTTILADKLTPSVLGQLIALYEHKVFVQGAIWNIDSFDQWGVELGKVLAKKIEPLLTGDGSTDAGQLDSSTAALVDAYRTLRGR, encoded by the coding sequence ATGAACGCAGCAAGCCGAACCAAGCTCAACCAGACGCCCGAGTGGACGGCTCTCGCCAAGCACCGTGAGGAGTTCGGCGCGCCCCAGCTGCGCGAGCTGTTCGCGCGGCAGCCGGACCGGGGCACCGCCTACACCCTGCGGGTCGGCGACCTCCACCTCGACTACTCCAAGCACCTGGTCACCGACGAGACGCTGCGCCTGCTGCGCGAGCTCGCCGCCGCCACCGGGGTCGCGGAGCTGCGGGACGCCATGTTCCGCGGCGAGAAGATCAACACCACCGAGGACCGGGCCGTCCTGCACACCGCGCTCCGCGCCCCGCGCGACGCGGTCGTCGAGGTCGACGGCGAGAACGTCGTGCCGGCGGTGCACGCCGTCCTGGACAAGATGGCCTCCTTCGCCGACCAGGTCCGCTCCGGGCAGTGGACCGGCCACACCGGCAAGCCCGTCAAGAACATCGTCAACATCGGCATCGGCGGCTCCGACCTCGGCCCCGCCATGGCCTACGAGGTGCTGCGCTCCTTCACGGACCGCGACCTCACCCTCCGCTTCGTCTCCAACGTCGACGGCGCCGACCTCCACGAGGCCGTCCGCGACCTCGACCCGGCCGAGACGCTCTTCGTCATCGCCTCGAAGACGTTCACGACGATCGAGACCATCACCAACGCCACCTCCGCCCGGGACTGGCTGCTCACCGAACTGAGGGCCGGTCAGGACGCCGTCGCGAAGCACTTCGTTGCGCTGTCGACCAACGCCGAGAAGGTCGAAGAGTTCGGCATCGACACGGCCAACATGTTCGAGTTCTGGGACTGGGTCGGCGGCCGCTACAGCTACGACTCGGCGATCGGCCTCTCGCTGATGGTCGCCATCGGCCCGGACCGCTTCCGCGAGATGCTGGAGGGCTTCCACCTCGTCGACGAGCACTTCCGCACGGCCCCCGCCGAGCGGAACGCCCCCCTTCTGCTGGGCCTCCTCGGGGTCTGGTACGGCAACTTCTTCGACGCCCAGTCCCACGCGGTGCTGCCCTACAGCCACTACCTGTCCAAGTTCACCGCGTATCTCCAGCAGCTCGACATGGAGTCCAACGGCAAGTCCGTCGACCGCGAGGGCGACCGCGTGGACTGGCAGACCGGTCCGGTCGTCTGGGGCACGCCCGGCACCAACGGGCAGCACGCCTACTACCAGTTGATCCACCAGGGCACCAAGCTGATCCCGGCGGACTTCATCGGCTTCGCCGCCCCGGTCCACGACCTGCTGCCCGGCCTGATCGCCCAGCACGACCTGCTGATGGCCAACTTCTTCGCGCAGACGCAGGCCCTGGCCTTCGGCAAGACGCCCGAGGAGGTCCGGGCCGAGGGCGTGCCCGAGGAGCTGGTCCCGCACAAGACGTTCCGCGGCAACCACCCCACGACGACGATCCTCGCCGACAAGCTGACCCCCTCGGTCCTCGGCCAGCTCATCGCGCTGTACGAGCACAAGGTCTTCGTCCAGGGCGCCATCTGGAACATCGACTCCTTCGACCAGTGGGGCGTCGAACTCGGCAAGGTCCTCGCGAAGAAGATCGAGCCGCTGCTGACCGGTGACGGAAGCACGGACGCCGGGCAGCTCGACAGCTCCACCGCCGCCCTGGTCGACGCCTACCGCACCCTGCGCGGACGCTGA
- a CDS encoding PH domain-containing protein, with amino-acid sequence MPQGEGETVRLRPPRNTLNGRAVGWWRAQWLLTTAVPVVPLAVLGALIEPARLWLLLPAAVLAAAGTAIALLLPLWWFRTHRWEITEDAVYVRTGYFRQEWRIAPMSRIQTVDTVRGPLEQLFRLATVTVTTASAKGAVRIEGLDHEVAAGLAERLTRITRDTPGDAT; translated from the coding sequence ATGCCACAGGGGGAGGGGGAGACGGTCCGGCTGCGACCGCCGCGCAACACGCTGAACGGGCGCGCCGTCGGCTGGTGGCGGGCCCAGTGGCTGCTGACGACCGCCGTGCCCGTCGTGCCGCTCGCGGTGCTGGGCGCGCTGATCGAGCCGGCCCGCCTCTGGCTGCTGCTGCCCGCCGCCGTCCTGGCCGCGGCGGGCACGGCGATCGCCCTCCTCCTCCCTCTGTGGTGGTTCCGCACGCACCGCTGGGAGATCACCGAGGACGCGGTGTACGTCCGCACCGGGTACTTCCGGCAGGAGTGGCGGATCGCCCCGATGTCCCGGATCCAGACCGTGGACACCGTGCGCGGCCCGCTGGAGCAGCTCTTCCGGCTCGCCACCGTCACGGTCACCACCGCCTCCGCGAAGGGCGCGGTACGGATCGAGGGCCTGGACCACGAGGTCGCCGCCGGCCTGGCCGAGCGGCTCACCCGCATCACCCGTGACACCCCCGGCGACGCCACATGA
- a CDS encoding PH domain-containing protein — MSTAAPPADWHRLDPRTVLVTALVVAGVVAGAAVPVTLGLTRWSSLPAAVLQVFAGAVLVIGVAAGADRVRWHRTRYRVGEERVDLHTGLLLVKRRSLARDRIRTVDLTANLMLRLLGLVTVRIGTGEQGSESTLELDPVARAEGERLRRLLLERAAAVPTGGVHREGELAVLDPRWIRYAPVSFVAPMLGGAAAGAVLQVSDWIGAQGQVIAWAGDRFRETPLPWVVVVLFLAALVAGVVGALGLWVEMWWNYRLEREPGGTLRVRRGLFTSRSLSVEEARLRGVDLVEPLGVRLFGAARLDAITTGLAQDHEARNADHNTLLPAAPRPRADSVAAGVLREAATPTGAALTPHPRAARGRRLRRSLAAALGPVLLLALLGVLLTPVLLWIALGCALVLVPLAVVLALDAYRALGHALSGRYLVTRSGTVRRSTAALERAGVIGWTVRQSVFQRRAGLLSVTATTAAGGGAYTAYDTDASEGLTFAAEAVPVLLEPFLERAPASRAEGAPPSPADGA, encoded by the coding sequence ATGAGCACCGCCGCCCCGCCCGCCGACTGGCACCGCCTCGACCCCCGTACGGTCCTGGTCACCGCCCTCGTCGTGGCGGGGGTCGTCGCGGGCGCCGCCGTCCCCGTCACACTCGGCCTCACCCGCTGGTCCAGCCTCCCCGCCGCCGTGCTCCAGGTGTTCGCCGGAGCTGTCCTGGTCATCGGGGTCGCGGCGGGCGCCGACCGGGTCCGCTGGCACCGCACCCGCTACCGCGTCGGTGAGGAGCGCGTCGACCTCCACACCGGTCTTCTCCTGGTCAAGCGCCGCTCCCTGGCCCGCGACCGCATCCGTACGGTCGACCTCACCGCCAACCTGATGCTCCGTCTCCTCGGTCTGGTCACCGTCCGGATCGGCACCGGCGAACAGGGCTCCGAGTCCACCCTCGAACTGGATCCGGTCGCACGCGCCGAGGGCGAACGACTGCGCCGCCTCCTCCTGGAGCGCGCTGCCGCCGTACCGACCGGAGGCGTTCACCGCGAGGGCGAACTCGCCGTCCTGGACCCCCGCTGGATCCGCTACGCCCCGGTCTCCTTCGTCGCCCCCATGCTCGGCGGGGCCGCCGCCGGGGCCGTGCTGCAGGTCAGCGACTGGATCGGGGCCCAGGGCCAGGTCATCGCGTGGGCCGGCGACCGCTTCCGGGAGACTCCGCTGCCCTGGGTGGTCGTCGTCCTCTTCCTGGCCGCCCTGGTCGCGGGCGTCGTCGGGGCGCTCGGCCTCTGGGTCGAGATGTGGTGGAACTACCGCCTGGAGCGCGAACCGGGCGGCACGCTGCGGGTCCGGCGCGGCCTGTTCACCTCCCGGTCCCTCTCCGTCGAGGAGGCCCGGCTGCGCGGCGTCGACCTGGTCGAGCCGCTGGGCGTCCGGCTGTTCGGCGCGGCCCGCCTCGACGCCATCACCACCGGCCTGGCCCAGGACCACGAGGCCAGGAACGCCGACCACAACACCCTGCTCCCGGCCGCACCCCGGCCCCGGGCCGACTCCGTCGCCGCCGGCGTCCTGCGGGAGGCGGCCACCCCGACCGGTGCGGCGCTCACCCCGCACCCCCGCGCCGCCCGGGGCCGCCGGCTGCGCCGGTCCCTCGCCGCGGCCCTCGGCCCGGTCCTGTTGCTCGCCCTTCTCGGGGTGCTCCTCACGCCCGTGCTGCTGTGGATCGCGCTCGGCTGCGCGCTGGTCCTCGTGCCGCTGGCGGTGGTGCTCGCCCTGGACGCGTACCGGGCGCTCGGCCACGCGCTCTCCGGCCGCTACCTGGTCACCCGCTCCGGCACGGTCCGCCGCTCCACGGCCGCCCTGGAACGGGCCGGGGTGATCGGCTGGACGGTGCGGCAGTCGGTGTTCCAGCGCCGGGCCGGTCTGCTGAGCGTCACGGCCACGACCGCGGCCGGAGGCGGTGCGTACACGGCGTACGACACCGACGCCTCCGAGGGCCTCACCTTCGCCGCCGAGGCGGTCCCGGTTCTGCTGGAGCCCTTCCTGGAGCGCGCCCCCGCCTCACGGGCGGAGGGGGCACCCCCGTCGCCGGCCGACGGAGCGTGA
- a CDS encoding poly-gamma-glutamate hydrolase family protein, whose translation MTFTHRRTVLTALATAAVGGPLLGSLTATPAHATGDLDIYTSNTDLYTQLAGEEGVEFARRYRRHAYADASLSQTYPYNRTTVMAMHGGGIEMGTSELCLAMAGYHPDTLVPLADGHGVHDYWMFEGLRSSGNRDLHVTAKNCDDHVAISMAASSLNVLSLHGCTAAQAGTVPKAVVVGGLNTRFKTLLKSEFDLIGVAWRDGNEVPDLAGVNPRNPVNRTMLSKGAQLELTTDLRAAMFGTNTRAGRAGSTTDEFDRFVGACRTAITKLHQDTDQIIL comes from the coding sequence ATGACTTTCACCCACCGTCGCACGGTGCTCACAGCCCTCGCCACCGCCGCCGTCGGCGGCCCGCTGCTCGGCTCGCTCACCGCGACCCCCGCCCACGCCACCGGCGACCTGGACATCTACACCTCCAACACCGACCTCTACACCCAGCTCGCGGGGGAGGAGGGCGTCGAGTTCGCCCGCCGGTACAGAAGACACGCGTACGCCGACGCCTCGCTGTCGCAGACGTACCCGTACAACCGGACCACCGTCATGGCCATGCACGGCGGCGGTATCGAGATGGGTACCTCCGAGCTGTGCCTCGCCATGGCCGGCTACCACCCGGACACCCTCGTCCCGCTCGCGGACGGCCACGGGGTGCACGACTACTGGATGTTCGAGGGACTGCGGTCCTCCGGCAACCGTGATCTGCACGTCACGGCGAAGAACTGCGACGATCACGTGGCCATCTCCATGGCCGCGAGCAGCCTCAACGTCCTGAGCCTGCACGGCTGTACGGCGGCTCAGGCGGGCACCGTTCCCAAGGCCGTGGTCGTCGGCGGGCTGAACACCCGCTTCAAGACCCTGCTCAAGAGCGAGTTCGACCTCATCGGGGTCGCCTGGCGGGACGGCAACGAGGTCCCCGACCTGGCCGGAGTCAACCCCCGCAACCCCGTCAACCGCACCATGCTGTCCAAGGGCGCCCAGCTGGAACTCACCACGGACCTGCGCGCGGCCATGTTCGGGACCAACACCCGGGCGGGCCGGGCCGGCAGCACCACCGACGAGTTCGACCGGTTCGTCGGCGCCTGCCGGACCGCGATCACCAAGCTGCACCAGGACACGGACCAGATCATCCTCTGA